From Cotesia glomerata isolate CgM1 linkage group LG3, MPM_Cglom_v2.3, whole genome shotgun sequence:
AAGAAATAGAATTGAAAGTTGGGGATAAAGTTGAGGTCCATGGCAATCACTGGGACGGATTTTCTAAGGGAAGAAATTTACGGACTGGTATTACTGGATTGTTTCCTAGTTTTAAAGTTGAAAATCGCATTGCTACTGCGGAATTTCCCAAGTATTCTGATGTTTCTttataagttttattatttattttataaattattttttttaagctttttaGAGTGTAAGTAGAGACGAAATTTTTGCCGCTAATTTGATTTAAGATTCATAATTAACcggtataattttttgtattgtaGCAAAAATATTGgttctgtaaaaaatttttttaaacaaaagttcaaaatttagttttataaaaaaaatgtctcttgtatttttattagatttcataaaaatctaactattgtatttttgtcctcatgacgtaacttttcataaattttgctatatttcgattTAACTCGACAAGCTGAGTCAGACATATGgttatcatatatataaaatatatgaaaaaattcatgtgggtactcaaatgaaaggtctcgatgagtataaaatcataatgaacttatatttacgaaaatgttaataattaatgaatgataatgtattttgttaactaatgatatttttaacgatataagctcattccgatgttacactcatcgaaacctttcatttaagtacctacatgcatttttgatatatttttcatacatacatatatatataatttatataaatatatatatatatatatatatatatatatacatacatatatatataatttatataaatatataaaatatatgaaagctcttgatgagcgtaatatcgagatgagcttatatctttaaaaatatcattagttgacaagatacaatgtcatttcttaattattgacgtttttaaagatataagctcatcccgatgttacactcattaagagctttcatttgagtacccacatgcatttttgatatatttctcatatatacatatatataatatatataaatatatgaaaaattgatgtgggtactcaaatgaaaggtctcgatgagtgtaatgtcgggatgagcttatatctttaaaaatatcattagttgacaagatacaatgtcatttattaattattgacgtttttaaagatataagctcatcccgatgttacactcattaagagctttcatttgagtacccacatgcatttttgatatatttttcatatatacatatatataatttatataaatatataaaatatatgaaaaattgatgtgtgtactcaaatgaaaggtctcgatgagtgtaatgtcgggatgagcttatatctttaaaaatatcattagttgacaagatacaatataatttcttaattattgacgtttttaaagatataagctatgaaatttgctgttgcactggttttttttttttttttgtatacaaccttagtagtttttttttttttttaatcataaaacacatattttttgtaaaattaaattttaaacatcttttgtttaaataattttttatcggaTTAATATTTCCGcggtaatattaaaaatttgaatcatttattttaataataattgcgacaaaaattttgacctGAGTGATTAGTGTTAATTTATGCTCTATTTTTATTGGTAGATATATTTGATAGAGTTAATATTGTTTCACTTTGTAAAATTCGCTGCTAGGTTCTTGattgttgattattttttctttttaattttagataaattttttatagaagaaaaatttatttattcaaattttatagaagatgttttataaagtatgctttaattatcattgcaatattgtaagaatttttttaacataatcaaaaaaagaaaaaaaaaacatcacaTGAATTTAAACTCTGGTGATGACATCGAAAGTTTTACAgcgattttattaattaatgcgTATTATTTATTGGAATCAAAAGAATGAATGAACAAAAACTGGCCAAGTAATTCGActgaagtaattattttttttttttttaacaataagacttgaagaaaaaaattttatttattgagtaattttttttttttattcaagtatcTGTAAAAAGACAAATATAAAAGAGAATAGTGTTATAAATAGATAGAACCAATTTGAGCGAGCAAATAATTCTATAAATCTTTAAAggtattttgaatttaaatttgaagttAAGAGTGAAAATATATTAGCTTGAtgtaaattctatttaaatgtaaaaattttttcgtaaatctgattaaaaataaggaagatatattattaattattattattataaatgaatatattgtaatatattttatactgtGGATTAAATactttatgaaaataaataaaatctgctgatgttatttaaaaattatttttttatttttcttcttataatttaaatttattaaacaatcatcaatgaaatttttttgaaacaaattttcatttgtaaaataatttttaaattttgcgcgaaaatttaaattgttgcTATTCGCTGTTAGCGATTTCTCGGATTTTTCTAGTGTACCAACTCcgggttaaaattttttcactccaATTTCCTTTCTAGGATCTGCTCTGTTTATTATGTCATATAGTATAtgcgtttttatttttatttataattataaaagtcaCGAAATAATGTGCAATTTAAATTGTCACAGCATTGCACACAAATTTTGAGTCAAAAAAACGTCAGATTATGCAGAAGTTTATCAACCATGGTCAGATAGTAAGAATTTCTTTGGATCAAACTAAACGTTATTGTAGCAAAaggtaataataattgtttatataCTTAAcctcttttatttaattacaaaaaataattgaaaaatttacaataagttagtaaaagacccaattatttgacacttttcaatttgataatttttaatgaaaattaatttagccgatatttaataattttaataaataaattgctggataaaaaaaatgataaaaaaatggacatttagaaattttaataaattaaaaatgcaattttttaaaaacaattttttggaacaaatttttttgttaaatacaattaaaaaatggtcaagtgacagctaactttaatatcatgcaattttattctaattaaaaaaataaaatgttctcaacaaacaaattgtcttaaaatttataatttaaaaattatatttagagATAATGGGTTAGAAGTAAATCTACTTAAAACTAAAGCAATGGTAATGGGATCAAATAACAAAGTAAAAGCTCTTATGCGAGAAGGTATTCCAAAGCTAGAAATTGATGGTGTACCTCTACCTTATATTGAATCAATCAAGTGCCTTGGAGTTCATTTTACGTGTAATTTATCGTGGAACTTACACacatcaaaaactataagtaaaATCAATTCGGCATTATATAGCCTGAAATTACGTAGAAATATTTACActtcatcaattaataaataatagtttaaaaaaactaaaaacacgctttttatagaaaaccaaactaaaaaatagaaaataaattttaattaagaatagtgttaaaaatttcaataaatataaattaataatagtgtaaataaaaaaaatgtattttattttaaaaaaagcgtgaggtgcatagtgtcaatagttataaatattttattgacagatatgagtagagtgattatcattttgataatcctaatataaaatcctaatataaaattgagatgaaatgtatgtggcatcaaactattcctaacatgattggtcgaatatatcataagcatgaaaatatagatagatagatagatagatagaaaaatttatttgatcctaGAGTTCTAAGCTCCTTCAGGACCATCaacaatacataaattttatcatttacatGTATACATTTGATACAgtgtttttaatacaatttaaatatttgatattaaattattaaaagtaagaacatattaattcttaaaataataacatattaacagagaaataataacattaacatttattgtaagAAGAAGTCATAGCAAGCCTGTTGAAATTGTTCGAAATTgtcaattaatgtaatttcgGCCGGTAACGAGTTCCAAACTTTTATACCATGAATTAGGAAAGAGTTTTCATAAATTGCACAATTACTTCTTGGCAGACGTAGATAATCATTCCTGACGTCACCTCTCCTTAGCACAATCGGCAGAAATTCTAAAttcgatttaaataattgacagtaatttaacttaatttctttgtaaaataaacaaGCTATGAAATAATCTCTTCTAACATCAAGTTTTAACcagcctaattttttataatacggAGTAGTGTGCTCAAAtctcgaaattttaaaaatatatcttataCATGAGTTTATTTTACGCTGCAATCTATGCTGTAATTTGCCTGAGATGTTTGTATAAGCAGCACAGCAGTAATCGAAGATGGGAAAAATCAAGGTCGTAACCAATTTTATGCGTAactgttcattaaaaatttcattattaatttttagttgcgCTAGCGTTTTCATCGCACGAATACATACGCTTACAACTTGATTCTCCCACGATAgagtattatcaattatcaaacCCAAGTATTTAACTGATTGTACATATGGAATCACATGATTACTGACAATTATATTTTGGGcacttttacaaaaattactgCTAACTCTCTGCCTACTTCCTAGTATAATAGCACTAGTTTTTGTAGCATTCAATttcaagcaatttaaattgcaccaatcaacaattttttctatctCATTATTCAACATAGCAacatattcattaatttgcGATGGGCAACATgaagcatatataattagatcgtctgcataaaataaatatttacattttaaccGTTTCGCAAGATcagaaatatataaagaaaagagTAAGGGTCCAAGCACACTACCCTGAGGTACGCCATTTATAATATCCTTCCAAGATGACTCATGACCATTGAAATAGACCGACTGTCTTCTTTGAGTTAAGTAAGAGTTAATCCAATCTATTGATGAATCAGAGAAGttcataaattgtaatttatgcAATAACCTATAGACAAATGCTATActcaggcgcgcgcttgcgcgcgcaaaattcaattctagtatcttaaaaagcaccccacgctttttttaaaataaaatacattttttttatttacactattattaatttatatttattgaaatttttaacactattcttaatttaaatttattttctattttttagtttggttttctataaaaagcgtgtttttagtttttttaaactattatttattttttactttttagtttggtttatttataaaagcgtgattttttagtttttttaaactattatttgttgattatcaaaaatattcaggcgcgcaaattacccacggagagttacatactgacatactgatatactgacatacaagtgaagctaataaaaaaaaaaataattatttataaatattataaatacggggaatcagagttcgatttcggagagcgagcctgagaaacggctaccagaaccaaggaaggccgcaggcgcgcagattacccacggagagttactgacatactgacaaactgacatacaagtgaagctaatataaataaataatagtttaaaaaaactaaaaacacgctttttatagaaaaccaaactaaaaaatagaaaataaattttaataaatttaaattaagaatagtgttaaaaatttcaataaatataaattaataatagtgtaaataaaaaaatgtattttattttaaaaaaagcgtggggtgctttttaagatatcaaaatgataatcactctactcatatctgtcaataaaatatttataactattgacaccatgcaccccacgctttttttaaaataaaatacattttttatttacactattattaatttatatttattgaaatttttaacactattcttaatttaaatttattaaaatttattttctattttttagtttggttttctataaaaagcgtgtttttagtttttttaaactattatttattttttactttttagtttggtttatttataaaagcgtgattttttagtttttttaaactattatttgttgattatcaaaaatattcaggcgcgcaaattacccacggagagttacatactgacaaactgacatacaagtgaagctaatataaagcgtgtaaaaaattacttgtatcggcaactattttaccgttaattgattattgctctatagtattatTAAATGCAACTGATGAAAATGATTGTAAACTCCAGCGTTCTTTAAATTCAGCAATTCGCTTCATCTTCAATTTAAAGCGAGATGAACATGTCTCGCCTTATAGACGTGAACTGGGATGGCTCTCGATAAAGAGTCgtcgaatttattttacttgttgttacttttataaattattagaaattggTAAACCTAGCTATTTGCGCGAATTATTTCAAGAAGACCTTACTGTAAGACGCTCTGAGAGACTAGCAgccaagaaaaataatattctcttTAAATTCCCAAATTTCAGTACCACTCATTATGAGTCTTCTTTCGTAATTACAGTTATACGATTATGGGAAGAACTACCAGAGGACATTATAAATTCATCAAGCTtggagattttcaaaaataaaatttttgattatttatttaatttagatgtTTGATCATAAACTGTTGTAAATGCttctatcattattttattaatcttcaaACTTCGTTAACCTTCTTTATAtagcttctttttaatttaaagtttcctACCTGTCTCTTTAGTAACATCAaagattcttaaaattattagttaattctttataaattaaatttttatattaatttttaatgtagtatataatattatcacctatctaaaaatattattgtgtaaaacactctaaatatttataagttaaactgcacaataatgtaaaattatatgtaTACTTACTCTTTGTCATTCGGCAACTGCCTTgacataattttgttaataaactaataataaactaatttattaatttattagaatttattttattgttaattaattaaaataaaattgcaagtgtcaataactaggccagtgtcaataacagggtcttttaccttatatattttaaaaaaaaatttttaaatctatatctgtcaaatatttaattttttttaaataagccATTAAAACTTTtgtagcaattaaattattatgaaaaaaaatttattttaaaaattccacatgtaaaaattaagaaaaatttttagggccagtttttcaatccaagataaaattttatccgagataaaagataaaagtactgctaatataataataaaaacaaataatttagcACAGTGATATTGCGTACAAGTAGTTCTCCCTGAATTCAgtcactaatttttaattaaaataaataaacattagcGGCATGTCACAGAAATATTAATCTCCAACTGTGACAACttgctgattgtaaataaataaaataaaaattaggaaaatggatgatcctgaaggccatccctgcaacttcccgctaattctatatctaagcgcttgaaattgcattTGTAACGTTATCGAGCTCCTAGATCTCCAAATTACAagttatgtgttattttgagctctccgagctcaaagcagtcgctgttctatgcttttgagctcttcgaactcATATCTTGAGTATGACATATCTATTATTAATCTATTtatgtacactgataaaaaaattgacttgactcaagagccaaagtcttcaaccaagaataccattttgaagaaaatgattttcttgagtcaagagaataaattcttgagctaagaaattattcttggtctaagaaacttttcttgagtcaagaatttattctcttgactcaagaaaatcattttcttcgaaatgaaattcttggttcaagagtttggctcttgagtcaagtcaatttttttatcagtgtactgATTATGACTTATTTCTGAATCTcgataaatgtaaaattatgtCTTTCTGTAGAAATAAGTGTCCGATACTATTTGATTATGAGATTGATGgtccctgatagccaagttggccgcaactttctgtcaatctactgccgcaacttgtcaccaacttggcggcaactcttggaaagtaactcggttggtgtcaacttgttcaccaagttgtcaccaagttgtcggcaaaagttgctctgaaactttttcacaccaagttgacgataagtttctcaagaaatttggcgacatattgcggcagtagattggtctcttttttctcagaaacttgtagccaacttggcgccaacagttacaaattcggaagttgaccgcaagttgtcgctaagttggtggcaactatctgacaccaacttggttggtctgaaactgtggctatcaggggtGTTTCTAATAATTTGGATGTCTGGCTAATTCATAATATAAGCACACTATGTTCTACTTTATCTGCGACTAATATGTAATACTGTTGAAGTTATGATTATCGATGTATTCTTGATTCTTTGTATTTGTATTGAACTCTactatgtcaataatttacatttgaaATTTAAGGAATCCTGTTAATGGCTCTGCTTTTGGGTTCAATgtatgttataaataaataaataaataattgtgttaattaatttaaaaaataatttaaatgacacaataagagggttattattatttttatgtatttattttttatttaaataaattaccgaATTCATGGAGAACTAACCGAGAGCAATATCACGTCgctaaattctttatttattttttttttattatattgacagtacttttatctcgggtaaaattttatcccggattgaaaaactggcccttggtataaatgatttgttttaaaaattgacagttaacttcagtatcaattttttttctaatgttgtttttaaattgtagtACGGCTACATATTATGAAATCCTGGGAATACCAAAAGATGCATCTAAAAAAGATGTCAAAGAagcatttattaaattatcaaaaaaagtaagcaataaattataatttttatgctattttttaattattataaacaaaacaattatgCGTAAGTGTTTACGcagtatattttaatttcaacttttactataagtgcaattttcaaaaaaatattttttagttctaatttaataaattaaaaaaaattaaaaacgtcggctaacttaagaattatgaagcaaaaaaaatttcttgactggagaacaaaattcttggcttaaaaaaattttcgggtgcctgaagaaagaccgaagttgtgttggtcgaattaaaaatttttctttaaattctattcttggtagaagtaattttttcttaattcaaattatcataaatacttgatacaataaattttatacttgatcaagatttttagatactttagggaagcagcgcctcttacttcagctgagaaaaaaattttctcagctagagaaaatttttctcatgaatatttgatacccattttatattattttagcgtgcaattatacatattgaatgaaaaaaaatgatgaaatattatttgatcttcccaattgacatgttaatcaataaaaatattaatgaaaatttacttctatctttatatttaattttttggggcaagagagaaattttctcaagacaagaaaatttacttctatcaagaactaaattttttggagcaagaggctgaattttctcaaaacaacaagattttcttgacttaaataaattttcttgaatcaagatacgtatttctcaaagcaagagaattaattttattggaataagtgaaatttcttgtcaaaaaaatttttttttgctcaagaaaataattaggaagaaaaatattttcttcgctcaagtgaacctttttttgtGTGCAATAATTACCACACACTAGACAAATAAAATTGCAGATCCATCCAGACAAAAGCAGCGAGACATCAGCAAAAAGTCACAATGATTTCGTAAAAATAAACGAAGCATACCGCGTCCTGAGTAAGGATTACTCACGTCAGCAGTATGACTTGCACTTGAAGTACAATCAGGGCCAAGGTCCGCCAAATTATCGCGCTTACAATCCGCAGGGTGATGATCCTTACAGTCGTTCGTATGTATTCACCGAAGCTAACAATTTTAGTTCGcctaacatcaaaaaaagcaaaactaaaaaaaaaaccataaaaaattttaaaatactttttacttttaataaatagaaacGCGTATTACCGCAGCAACTCGTTTTACCAAGATGCCTGGAGAATAAGGTATCAACAGCAAAGACGAGCATCCCCacatgataaaaatttcactccttctaaaatagttatttactGCTTCTTAATTTCTCTGGTTGGATCACTTCTGCAGCTTTGGGCGGCTATAAAGTCACCGTTCTTTAATCGGGATGAGATGAATAGAAGGTCTGAACGTTATTTCAACGAGTACCGTAGAGTTCGTGAGCAAGTAGTGAACAATCATACCAAAATACTCAATGATCTTTTAAGCAACACGGAGTTTGATTCTGattttgatgataataataataatgataataatgatgatattaAGGATGATAAGGATGAATTAAAGtggtaaaaaaaagtagtaatttcaataaatgtatataaaaattgtaaataataaacactacttgataatttaaattttattattttaacaaaaaatatttaacagtattttaattaataattaatattaataattaataattaagcagtataaaaaatttacgattgatatttttttttttctaaataataaactctaatttgataatttaaattttattattttaacaaaaaatatttagcagtattttaattaataattaataataaatagtaatcaataattaatattaataattaatattaataattaataattaataattaagcagtataaaaaatttacgattgctattttttttttctaaataataaacactaatttgataatttaaattttattattttaacaaaaaatgtttagcagtattttaattaataattaataataataataattaataattaataataataattattaataattaataataataattattaataattaataataataattattattaataattaataataattattattaacaattaataataattataattattaataattaataattattattattaataattaataataattattattaataataattaataataataattattaataattaataataataattattaataattaataataataattattaataattaataataataattattaataattaataataataattattaataattaataataataattattaataattaataataataattaaatattaataattaataattaataataataataataattaataataataataataattattaataataataataattaataataataataataataataataataataataataataataattaataataataattattaataataattaataataattaatattaataataataataattattattaataataattaataataattattattaataataattaataataattaataataattatcattaataataattattattaataataattaataataataataattaataataattattattaataattaataattaataattaagcaGTATAAGAAATTTACGATtgctatttttaacttcccgctaagaaaattgaaaattttcaaaaatcgggaagttattggttttgcccggtttttcgaaaatcgagttttcatcagatctcgacgttttgaggtcctaggaagattccctgactatttccgcgagggtgtcactatgtctgtatgtatgcatatgtgtgtgtgtgtaaatatgtaaatctcttataacttttgaacagttcaaccgatttcatcgcagttggtgccattcgaaagggcttcgccaaacttagatttcctgaaaatttgaaccgattcggaccgatagattttgagaaatttggagaaatctaaaaaaaaataggaaaaaaaattttttcagaagtggtttttttggaatatcttttaaacggctttaccgatcgattccaaaaactaatcagttcttgaccttgaaaaaccacgtcgatcgcctccaatccggtcaaaatcggtcgattctctatcaaccgtttttctaatttttttttattaatttaaattataatatttaatttaatgaatttttttaacttaattgtACTTGAGAcggtgtaataataataagctggatcataattttttaatgaaggtaCTTATACAAGTGTGAGGGTAAGCAGGTGTAAAGATCGGCTTTCCATTACTGTCAACGTAATCCTGGTACATGAGTTCGAATATTTGCTCGAAGCCTAGACGCTTGCACAGTTTTGCGGTGTAGTGAGAACTTGCATCGGTGCGgatataattgtaatttaattccTTGGCGATATCtctgtaatttaataattattaattgtttcatcactttattttattactttcatatcatatatttattctTGTACCTTAAGAGGTAATGATATAtgtggtttttattttttttcttggggTGTACCTTGGAAAAAGTATTTAGTGAAAGTtgggaaacttttttttgttaaaaattttttaataaaaaattattgttttttttttaattataaattaaaaatactaaaattaattacagtaATGCAGtaatcatacaaaaaaaataacttacacAGTCTTTTGACAAAGTGCAGC
This genomic window contains:
- the LOC123261218 gene encoding dnaJ homolog subfamily C member 4-like isoform X1, whose protein sequence is MQKFINHGQIVRISLDQTKRYCSKSTATYYEILGIPKDASKKDVKEAFIKLSKKIHPDKSSETSAKSHNDFVKINEAYRVLSKDYSRQQYDLHLKYNQGQGPPNYRAYNPQGDDPYSRSNAYYRSNSFYQDAWRIRYQQQRRASPHDKNFTPSKIVIYCFLISLVGSLLQLWAAIKSPFFNRDEMNRRSERYFNEYRRVREQVVNNHTKILNDLLSNTEFDSDFDDNNNNDNNDDIKDDKDELKW
- the LOC123261218 gene encoding dnaJ homolog subfamily C member 4-like isoform X2 produces the protein MHLKKMSKKHLLNYQKKQIKLQIHPDKSSETSAKSHNDFVKINEAYRVLSKDYSRQQYDLHLKYNQGQGPPNYRAYNPQGDDPYSRSNAYYRSNSFYQDAWRIRYQQQRRASPHDKNFTPSKIVIYCFLISLVGSLLQLWAAIKSPFFNRDEMNRRSERYFNEYRRVREQVVNNHTKILNDLLSNTEFDSDFDDNNNNDNNDDIKDDKDELKW